A single genomic interval of Sulfurihydrogenibium sp. harbors:
- a CDS encoding undecaprenyl-diphosphate phosphatase: MTTLEAVILGVVEGLTEFLPISSTGHLILVSNLLGIQQTEQHKAFEVSIQLGSILAVVFLYFKKFLDTNLMKRILIAFIPTGILGFVLYKIIKSLFNPYIVVFMLVFGGLLLILIELYHKNKSYNINSIYEVPYQKAFLIGVFQSLAMIPGTSRSGATIVGGLLLGLNRKTAAEFSFMLAVPTMFMATFYDVYKNHSNFNLSDWENLIVGFTVAFISALFAIKWLLKFISNHSFIPFGIYRIILGILYYFIVLR, from the coding sequence TTGACAACCTTAGAAGCTGTTATTTTAGGAGTAGTGGAAGGTCTTACAGAGTTTTTACCTATCTCATCAACAGGTCATTTAATACTGGTTTCAAACCTGCTTGGAATACAGCAGACAGAACAACACAAAGCCTTTGAAGTATCGATTCAGCTTGGCTCAATATTGGCGGTTGTATTTTTATACTTTAAGAAGTTTTTAGATACAAATTTAATGAAAAGAATACTGATAGCATTTATTCCAACAGGTATTTTAGGGTTTGTCTTATACAAAATTATCAAAAGTTTGTTTAATCCTTACATAGTTGTTTTCATGCTTGTTTTTGGAGGGCTGCTTTTAATATTGATAGAACTTTATCATAAAAATAAAAGCTATAATATTAACTCAATATATGAAGTGCCATATCAAAAAGCATTTTTAATAGGAGTTTTTCAATCTTTGGCTATGATTCCTGGTACTTCAAGGTCTGGTGCTACTATTGTAGGTGGATTACTTCTTGGATTAAACAGAAAAACAGCGGCGGAATTTTCTTTTATGCTTGCAGTTCCAACGATGTTTATGGCAACTTTTTATGATGTATACAAAAATCATTCAAATTTTAATCTTTCAGATTGGGAAAATCTAATAGTGGGCTTTACAGTTGCTTTTATATCTGCTTTATTTGCGATTAAATGGCTTTTAAAATTTATTTCAAATCATTCATTTATTCCCTTTGGTATTTATA